From a single Hippoglossus stenolepis isolate QCI-W04-F060 chromosome 2, HSTE1.2, whole genome shotgun sequence genomic region:
- the cisd2 gene encoding CDGSH iron-sulfur domain-containing protein 2: protein MVLETISRIIKVQLPAYLKRLPLPESIGGFASLTVSEWLRLLPLLGILALLGYLTIRPFLPKKKKQRDSLINLKIQKENPKVVNEIDIEDLNSANVCYCRCWRSKTFPVCDKSHLKHNELTGDNVGPLILKKKIL, encoded by the exons ATGGTTCTGGAAACGATCTCCAGGATAATTAAAGTCCAACTTCCAGCGTATCTCAAGAGGCTTCCGCTGCCGGAGAGCATCGGGGGCTTCGCGAGCTTAACAG tgtctGAGTGGCTCCGGCTGCTGCCTCTCCTGGGCATCCTGGCTTTGCTGGGGTACCTGACCATCCGTCCATTCCTgcccaagaagaagaagcagagagacagCCTGATCAACCTGAAGATCCAGAAAGAAAACCCCAAGGTGGTGAACGAGATAGACATCGAGGACCTGAACAGCGCTAATGTGTGTTACTGTCGCTGCTGGCGCTCCAAAACT TTTCCTGTTTGTGACAAGTCACATTTAAAGCACAATGAGCTGACCGGGGACAACGTGGGACCGCTCATACTCAAAAAGAAGATTCTATAA